A section of the Perognathus longimembris pacificus isolate PPM17 chromosome 7, ASM2315922v1, whole genome shotgun sequence genome encodes:
- the Klhdc7a gene encoding kelch domain-containing protein 7A, producing MGFLCDIHLQMELDLSVEPNPVPDALRGHGFLLHPEFLLLSLQMGPQGSLDTARGHQESLMDKPTHPKRNPNHLGQRPALVPTPSPACSPPEPGARAQDSHLDMPLTSRVLLSAAALLLLTAAYRLYKSRPAPAPPGGGSAQAKAKEEVEGSGQPALREPSPPGPPRRRLRCRRASKEAGAALDCSSEDRGHPHVLAVGATSRGLCPERRSEEEEEDGQHPSSEQVPPSCCTKEPGTAAGGKPSLLHHPYLGSEPTKSAADRTVTGGGEPVPWLHGECREPPEAAELGPPSRWMAPTAECGDMDQAWVFTRVTGASRTEPGTLQADSDMALAVHHPEGATDASYTFSSTARVRVQDSLILEAEGKGPPLRGKIYDYYVQSTSQAVSRPAPSTAAPPGAPAPGPAPGPLGTEAQAAPREDAPGASASSSVRGFGRKVSLLQIADNPELQLQPDSFGIPTGAPQDPSPPASPAGSDGDSPVRLVAGTNFVHVPLGAASAPQVRLDLGNCSEVLALAKRQNSEALKEAAFKVMSDNYLHVLRSPHIYGQLSGAERELILQRRLRGRRCLVVADVCPQEDSGRLFSYDDAADAWHPLARLPPEAVSRGCAVCSLFNYLFVVSGCRGPAPSNRVFCYNPLTGIWSEAGPLNQARPRCRLVALDGHLYAIGGECLSTVERYDPRLDRWTFAPPLPSDTFALAHTGTACGREIFLTGGSLRYLLLRFSAREQRWRAGPAGGGRDRTAEMAAVDGFLYRFDFHRGLGISVYRCSASTRLWYECASYRTPDPAAFRCAVVGERIYCVGRRGVLCFLADHVAPRFVPRELQAFPDPQGILLPTVLTLPAPHAPQTAV from the exons ATGGGATTCCTGTGTGACATTCACCTGCAGATGGAGTTAGACCTCAGCGTGGAGCCGAACCCCGTTCCTGACGCTCTGCGAGGTCACGGCTTCCTCTTGCACCCAGAGTTCCTGCTCCTCTCGCTTCAGATGGGGCCCCAGGGGAGTCTAGACACAGCCAGAGGTCACCAGGAGTCTCTCATGGACAAACCAACCCATCCCAAACGAAACCCCAACCACCTAGGCCAACGCCCTGCCCTGGTCCCCACCCCAAGCCCAG CATGCTCCCctccggagcccggagcccgggccCAGGACAGCCATTTGGACATGCCGCTCACCAGCAGGGTGCTGCTGTCCGCCGCGGCGCTGCTCCTGCTGACGGCGGCCTATCGGCTGTACAAGTCTAGGCCTGCCCCGGCCCCACCGGGGGGTGGGAGCGCCCAGGCCAAGGCCAAGGAGGAAGTGGAGGGCTCAGGGCAGCCTGCCCTCCGGGAGCCTTCCCCCCCAGGGCCCCCACGGCGGAGGCTGAGATGCCGGCGGGCCAGCAAAGAGGCAGGAGCTGCCCTGGACTGCAGTTCAGAAGATCGGGGACACCCCCATGTCCTGGCTGTGGGAGCCACTTCCAGAGGCCTGTGCCCTGAGAGGAgaagcgaggaggaggagga ggacggaCAGCACCCCAGTTCTGAACAGGTGCCTCCCTCCTGTTGCACTAAGGAACCCGGAACAGCTGCTGGCGGGAAGCCCAGCCTTCTCCACCACCCCTATCTGGGCAGTGAACCCACAAAGTCTGCAGCTGACCGGACGGTGACCGGGGGTGGAGAGCCCGTTCCGTGGCTGCATGGGGAGTGCCGGGAGCCACCGGAAGCAGCGGAGCTGGGGCCCCCCAGCCGCTGGATGGCCCCCACGGCCGAGTGCGGTGACATGGACCAGGCCTGGGTCTTCACCCGTGTGACCGGCGCCAGCAGGACAGAGCCCGGGACCCTCCAGGCTGACTCGGACATGGCACTGGCCGTCCACCACCCCGAGGGAGCCACCGACGCCTCCTACACCTTCTCGTCCACGGCCCGGGTCCGAGTTCAGGATAGCCTCATCCTGGAGGCGGAGGGCAAGGGGCCCCCGCTGAGGGGCAAGATATACGACTACTACGTCCAGTCTACGTCCCAGGCTGTGTCCAGGCCGGCCCCCAGCACAGCAGCCCCGCCCGGAGCTccagcccctggaccagcaccaGGGCCCCTGGGCACCGAGGCCCAAGCCGCCCCCAGGGAGGACGCGCCGGGGGCCTCGGCCTCCTCCTCCGTCCGAGGCTTCGGCCGGAAGGTGAGTCTCCTGCAGATCGCAGACAACCCAGAACTCCAGCTCCAGCCCGACAGCTTCGGGATCCCCACCGGAGCCCCCCAGGACCCAAGTCCCCCGGCCAGCCCAGCCGGGAGCGACGGAGACTCCCCCGTGAGGCTCGTGGCCGGGACCAACTTCGTCCACGTGCCGCTGGGCGCCGCCTCGGCCCCACAGGTCCGCCTGGATCTGGGGAATTGCTCCGAGGTGCTGGCGTTGGCCAAGCGGCAGAACTCGGAGGCCCTGAAGGAGGCGGCGTTCAAGGTCATGAGCGACAACTACCTCCACGTGCTGCGCAGCCCGCACATCTACGGGCAGCTGAGCGGGGCCGAGCGGGAGCTCATCCTGCAGCGCCGTCTCCGGGGCCGCCGGTGCCTGGTGGTGGCGGACGTGTGTCCCCAGGAGGACAGCGGCCGCCTCTTCTCCTACGACGACGCGGCCGACGCCTGGCACCCCCTGGCCCGGCTGCCCCCCGAGGCCGTGTCCCGGGGCTGCGCCGTGTGTAGCCTCTTCAATTACCTGTTCGTGGTGTCCGGGTGCCGAGGGCCGGCGCCCTCCAACCGCGTCTTCTGTTACAACCCCCTGACGGGCATCTGGAGCGAGGCCGGCCCCCTGAACCAGGCGCGGCCCCGCTGCAGGCTGGTGGCCCTGGACGGGCACCTGTACGCCATCGGGGGCGAGTGCCTGAGCACGGTGGAGCGCTACGACCCCCGGCTGGACCGCTGGACCTTCGCCCCTCCGCTGCCCAGCGACACGTTCGCCCTGGCGCACACGGGCACCGCGTGCGGCCGGGAGATCTTCCTCACGGGCGGCAGCCTGCGGTACCTGCTGCTCCGCTTCTCGGCGCGGGAGCAGCGCTGGCGGGCCGGCCCCGCGGGGGGCGGCCGGGACCGCACGGCCGAGATGGCGGCCGTGGACGGCTTCCTCTACCGCTTCGACTTCCACCGCGGCCTGGGCATCAGCGTGTACCGGTGCAGCGCCAGCACCCGCCTGTGGTACGAGTGCGCGTCCTACCGGACCCCGGACCCGGCCGCCTTCCGGTGCGCGGTGGTGGGCGAGCGCATCTACTGCGTCGGCCGCCGGGGGGTGCTCTGCTTCCTGGCCGACCACGTCGCGCCCAGGTTTGTGCCCCGGGAGCTGCAGGCCTTCCCAGACCCGCAGGGCATCCTCCTGCCCACCGTCCTGACCTTGCCAGCCCCCCACGCGCCTCAGACCGCGGTCTAG